In the Pseudomonas sp. DTU_2021_1001937_2_SI_NGA_ILE_001 genome, one interval contains:
- a CDS encoding AAA family ATPase — MRLRYLHLKNYPPVADIKVCFASGSPLGRACAIRFVVGVNGSGKSNLLRAVAEVFLALADLRVPAFPVSLIYELGVRGSPSHRTLLLHCPGNRHLASLWLHERFAFDDQNGQEVFETCIEHLNLKGAPAVPGFSALIAPGSWPLRDSTPPQIALPSAVLAYTTGDLRPWRSVWSRNQRAEGLLETGDDAQSDERPAGWSAAQEEALQASRQSSAETSRSRFSSNADSDQFRRPVLLDPTLLKCALLAVALPKVFVETTGYPLSAEANSEIATLRQSDNNKNALQDLLRRGGCHHLVSVAFRSRLQTDQWDQKVCETAHDWWLCASEVIAEPHPIDTRRTLFFDLNGPFDALGSSFVSSARVELQTCRSQGEALWALLGGAADASAFDIFTRLLELNQTGLFDDVLLRLRRAPVPVSGGELSTEDIGVLRYEELSDGEQMVLGRMALFHLLQGQQDALLLLDEPETHFNDKWKREIVDIIDDAIGHTTNDVLISTHSAIVLSDVFSNEIVMVEKSAQGSIARTVIEPTFATDPSALMMTVFRADDSIGKRAQEFIEGKLRQATGTPAEIADLERLIDQMGSGFYRSELRTLLNTWRG; from the coding sequence ATGCGTTTGCGCTATCTGCATCTAAAAAACTATCCGCCGGTTGCTGACATCAAAGTGTGCTTTGCCAGTGGTTCTCCGCTGGGGCGTGCATGCGCCATCCGATTTGTGGTTGGCGTGAATGGCAGCGGCAAGTCGAACCTGTTACGCGCGGTGGCCGAGGTGTTTCTGGCACTGGCTGATCTGCGGGTGCCGGCGTTCCCGGTAAGCTTGATTTACGAGCTTGGCGTGCGCGGATCGCCCAGTCATCGCACTTTGCTGTTGCATTGCCCAGGCAACCGTCATTTAGCTAGTCTCTGGCTGCACGAGCGTTTTGCCTTTGATGATCAAAATGGTCAGGAGGTGTTTGAAACCTGTATAGAGCATCTGAATCTCAAGGGGGCACCCGCAGTGCCGGGCTTCTCCGCATTAATTGCACCTGGAAGCTGGCCGCTACGCGACAGTACGCCGCCGCAGATTGCGTTGCCGTCGGCAGTTCTAGCCTACACCACTGGGGACCTTCGCCCCTGGCGTTCAGTGTGGAGTCGCAATCAGCGCGCGGAAGGCCTACTGGAAACGGGCGACGATGCCCAAAGCGACGAGCGGCCTGCTGGGTGGAGTGCGGCACAGGAAGAAGCTTTGCAAGCTAGCCGACAAAGCAGCGCGGAAACATCCAGGTCCAGATTTAGCTCCAATGCTGATAGCGATCAATTTCGTCGCCCCGTGCTACTGGATCCCACACTGCTGAAGTGCGCACTCTTGGCCGTAGCCTTGCCTAAGGTCTTTGTTGAGACTACAGGCTACCCACTGAGCGCTGAGGCTAACTCAGAAATCGCCACACTGCGTCAGAGCGACAACAACAAGAATGCATTGCAAGATCTGCTGAGGCGCGGAGGCTGTCATCACCTGGTTTCCGTGGCCTTCCGCTCTCGGCTACAAACAGACCAGTGGGATCAGAAAGTCTGCGAAACCGCCCACGATTGGTGGTTATGCGCCAGCGAGGTGATCGCGGAACCCCACCCGATAGACACTCGTCGCACGCTATTTTTTGATCTCAACGGTCCATTCGATGCTCTGGGATCGTCATTCGTGTCTTCTGCCCGTGTTGAGTTACAAACCTGCCGCAGTCAGGGAGAAGCCTTGTGGGCACTGCTAGGCGGTGCGGCGGATGCCAGTGCTTTTGATATATTCACCCGCTTGCTGGAGCTCAATCAAACGGGCTTGTTTGATGATGTGCTACTGCGCTTGCGCCGTGCGCCGGTGCCAGTCAGTGGCGGTGAGCTCAGCACAGAGGACATTGGCGTTCTGCGATATGAAGAGCTTTCGGATGGTGAGCAAATGGTGCTGGGCCGCATGGCCTTATTCCACTTATTGCAAGGACAACAAGACGCTTTGTTGCTGCTCGATGAACCAGAGACTCACTTCAATGACAAATGGAAGCGCGAGATCGTCGACATCATCGACGACGCCATTGGTCACACAACCAACGATGTGTTGATTTCAACCCACTCCGCCATCGTGCTCTCGGATGTGTTCAGCAACGAGATCGTGATGGTGGAGAAATCTGCGCAAGGCTCAATCGCACGCACTGTGATCGAGCCCACTTTTGCCACCGACCCCAGCGCGCTGATGATGACGGTTTTCCGCGCCGATGACAGTATAGGTAAACGCGCTCAGGAGTTCATTGAAGGCAAGCTGCGGCAAGCCACAGGTACACCAGCCGAAATTGCTGACCTTGAGCGCCTGATCGACCAGATGGGATCGGGCTTCTATCGCAGCGAATTGCGTACCCTGCTAAACACTTGGCGAGGTTAG
- a CDS encoding restriction endonuclease subunit S, whose translation MRLPGTWVEVRLGDVLSRVDTKIDPQASQASSHFYVGLEHIESHTGRLLREAEDLTESSDILSIKTAFNTGDILYGKLRPNLNKVHLALQDGICSTDIWALRASEAVLPDFALRYLRSPAIYVRAAQVAVGANLPRLSADAFDRLPMPLPTLPEQQRIVDVLRQVEEVANAKRSISEQIDQLVRTAYWEHFGAWYAADGLIDPVRISDYIADSQYGVSEAMEGHGTHAVLRMNSITTSGWLDLSDLKYASLSQKDIDSTELHDGDLLFNRTNSKELVGKCAIWRPVTGSFSFASYLVRLRLKQEMLPEYLWATLNSAYGKYRLLNSAKQAVSMANVSPTDLGRLTVPLPPRPLQEKFATFVRALEELRTRMISKLPVFAELQEVANQQALIGDLTAQWRKHHASEITEAVRVRDALLRKRGTKIINASAKRAIGVTAQADATLPIARHWLLNELSEFQRQVLAAFIEYCQQSGQPLLVEDPEEFSRFCDDDVVMGYLNNFGETLGNRVRRSLSQLAAQGLIAKVTLPKQDPESGERDYLKAFRPLRAEEYTRMGDVRALRKVLSAGTDQQYYFFEVQLDYETSEKSSAGGMFQVVSLEDDQGKDFAHLIDQGQHYASLDELRADLARSLEVDVEQIELEAV comes from the coding sequence ATGAGGTTACCGGGAACTTGGGTTGAGGTTCGGCTTGGTGACGTGCTTTCACGCGTAGATACCAAAATTGACCCGCAGGCATCTCAGGCGAGCAGTCACTTTTATGTTGGTCTCGAGCACATTGAATCTCACACCGGTAGGCTTCTCCGGGAGGCGGAGGATCTCACCGAAAGCAGTGATATCCTTAGTATTAAAACAGCCTTCAATACAGGTGACATTCTTTATGGGAAGTTACGCCCAAATTTGAACAAGGTTCATTTAGCGCTTCAAGATGGTATCTGCAGTACCGATATCTGGGCGCTGAGAGCGTCTGAGGCCGTTCTTCCTGACTTCGCTCTTCGCTATCTGCGGTCTCCAGCAATTTATGTACGTGCCGCGCAAGTGGCTGTAGGTGCCAATCTTCCTCGTCTTTCGGCGGATGCCTTCGATCGCCTTCCAATGCCACTTCCCACACTTCCCGAACAACAACGGATTGTTGATGTGTTACGGCAGGTGGAGGAGGTAGCGAACGCAAAACGGTCGATCAGTGAGCAGATTGATCAGTTAGTCAGGACAGCTTATTGGGAACACTTTGGTGCTTGGTATGCCGCTGATGGCCTGATCGATCCTGTTCGGATTAGCGACTACATTGCAGATTCGCAGTACGGCGTTTCTGAAGCCATGGAAGGGCATGGCACGCACGCAGTACTACGCATGAACAGCATCACAACGAGCGGTTGGTTGGATTTGTCTGACTTGAAATACGCCAGCTTGTCCCAAAAAGATATTGACTCAACTGAGTTGCACGATGGCGACCTGTTGTTCAACCGTACAAATTCCAAAGAGCTGGTTGGCAAGTGCGCCATTTGGCGCCCAGTAACAGGTTCATTTAGTTTTGCGTCGTACCTCGTGCGTCTGCGTCTTAAGCAGGAGATGTTGCCTGAGTACTTATGGGCAACATTGAACAGCGCTTACGGTAAATATCGGCTTTTGAATTCAGCCAAACAGGCGGTTAGCATGGCGAATGTCAGTCCGACTGACCTGGGGCGCCTCACTGTTCCACTTCCTCCTCGGCCACTGCAAGAGAAGTTTGCTACGTTTGTGCGGGCGCTTGAGGAGCTGCGAACTCGGATGATTAGCAAGCTGCCAGTATTTGCAGAACTACAAGAAGTAGCTAACCAGCAAGCTTTGATTGGTGACTTGACCGCGCAATGGCGAAAGCATCACGCCAGCGAAATCACCGAGGCAGTTCGCGTTCGCGATGCATTGCTGCGTAAGCGAGGCACCAAGATCATCAATGCAAGCGCCAAGAGAGCGATTGGCGTTACGGCGCAAGCAGATGCAACGCTACCAATCGCTCGCCACTGGCTATTGAACGAGCTTAGCGAGTTCCAGCGTCAGGTTTTAGCGGCCTTTATTGAGTATTGTCAGCAAAGTGGCCAGCCCTTGTTGGTCGAAGATCCCGAGGAGTTCTCCCGCTTCTGCGACGATGATGTCGTGATGGGTTATTTGAATAACTTTGGTGAAACGCTAGGTAACCGTGTCCGCCGCTCGCTCAGTCAGTTGGCAGCGCAGGGTTTGATTGCCAAAGTCACCTTACCAAAACAAGATCCGGAGAGTGGCGAGCGCGACTATCTCAAAGCTTTCCGCCCATTACGGGCTGAGGAGTACACCCGCATGGGCGATGTTCGGGCACTGCGCAAGGTACTGTCAGCCGGAACTGATCAGCAGTACTACTTCTTTGAAGTTCAGTTGGACTACGAAACCTCCGAGAAATCGAGCGCTGGTGGGATGTTTCAGGTTGTTTCGCTTGAGGATGATCAAGGCAAGGATTTCGCGCACCTTATTGATCAAGGTCAGCATTACGCTTCGCTCGACGAACTCCGGGCGGATCTAGCACGATCTCTTGAGGTTGATGTAGAGCAAATCGAGCTGGAGGCTGTGTAA
- a CDS encoding class I SAM-dependent DNA methyltransferase, protein MLAPHIKKKVDELWNRFWAAGLTNPLVAVEQITYLLFLKRLEDIDFKRLQRGFRSIYTGFEGCKWSYIRHEKTNPSHLIDIVFPWLRELEKHFSNISADGTELASLNNRMADAYFQLDPNKGKVLSDAIDAIDQLFARAGEGSAAQDIMGDTFEYLLSEVATAGKNGQFRTPRHLIRFMVELLDPEPGQRVIDPAAGTGGFLFSTQQHLMRKFSAQENLVLEWDGTPHRTDGAAATPEQYTAIHNGSNFVGLDNDRTMARIGWMNLVLHDVTDPHLLQGDSLSKREGKVQLKQLLESETYDFVLANPPFTGTVDSGDLEPDSLLFPRVGGGGKKKNESITNKSELLFLWLMLDLLRVGGRCAVIIPEGVLFGNTEAHVRLRRELLSEHVVEGVISLPGGVFQPYTGVKTSILIFRKETRREDKHTFTGAITPRTEHVWFYEVEKDGYSDNAKRNPLPGQQNDLWDALEKFKAWCAGGREGALLNEKTLLQPNFWPERWRQALLRDTAENLTPAGAAFTALPDTSMWDGQIWGMHELFPDLPANPKEAEEKVRAATAGILLELAIQAFVPAAQKAWDATFSARLNNKTTDAELLEAWKKAARPAEAEFKRLAREKEVFFEREESPALPVWRDLIKTALADAQSRTFVLGILQDNQPPKAMTAYDIEQALTETAREIAKLEGFDVTLRSLTIDHTRELKAAKHWVVPVRDWARNDEWQSEDGQLKGSHDTDGLVRPVYVHAMLADGLYDDKGILKDGLLDPDCIEAREWNLSAGQYKPFDFAQLKSDKSVAELIGSLKDTEQDMIRGLDKLLAMVESRG, encoded by the coding sequence ATGCTTGCCCCTCATATCAAGAAAAAAGTCGACGAACTCTGGAACCGCTTCTGGGCTGCCGGCCTCACCAACCCCTTGGTGGCAGTCGAGCAGATCACCTATCTACTCTTTCTAAAGCGACTGGAAGACATAGATTTCAAGCGTCTACAGCGTGGTTTTCGGTCAATTTATACTGGTTTTGAAGGTTGTAAGTGGAGCTACATCCGCCATGAAAAAACCAATCCGAGTCACCTAATCGACATAGTTTTTCCATGGCTCCGCGAGCTCGAAAAGCATTTCAGCAACATTAGCGCTGACGGCACTGAGCTGGCCAGCTTGAATAACCGCATGGCCGATGCATACTTTCAGCTCGATCCTAACAAAGGCAAGGTGTTGTCGGATGCTATTGACGCTATCGACCAACTCTTCGCGCGTGCTGGTGAGGGTTCTGCTGCCCAAGACATCATGGGCGATACCTTTGAGTACCTGCTCAGCGAAGTCGCTACGGCGGGTAAGAACGGCCAGTTCCGCACCCCGCGCCATCTGATCCGATTCATGGTGGAGTTGCTCGATCCTGAACCAGGTCAGCGGGTCATCGATCCGGCTGCCGGAACGGGAGGCTTCCTGTTCAGCACTCAGCAGCACCTGATGCGAAAATTCTCTGCACAGGAAAACTTGGTATTGGAATGGGACGGCACCCCACACCGCACCGATGGTGCTGCCGCCACACCTGAGCAATATACCGCCATCCACAACGGTTCAAACTTTGTCGGCCTAGACAATGACCGAACCATGGCTCGAATCGGCTGGATGAACTTGGTGCTGCACGATGTGACCGATCCGCACTTGCTACAGGGCGACTCTCTTAGCAAGCGCGAGGGTAAAGTGCAGCTCAAGCAACTGCTTGAATCGGAAACCTACGACTTCGTGCTGGCCAACCCGCCTTTTACCGGCACTGTAGACAGCGGTGACCTAGAGCCCGATTCCCTGCTGTTTCCGCGAGTGGGTGGGGGTGGCAAAAAGAAAAACGAATCCATCACTAACAAGAGTGAGCTGTTGTTCTTGTGGCTGATGCTCGATTTGCTCCGTGTTGGTGGGCGTTGTGCGGTGATCATTCCTGAGGGGGTTTTGTTCGGTAACACCGAGGCTCATGTGCGGCTGCGTCGTGAACTGCTCTCCGAGCATGTGGTGGAAGGCGTTATTTCCCTTCCCGGTGGTGTATTCCAGCCATACACGGGAGTCAAGACCTCAATTCTAATTTTCCGCAAAGAAACTCGACGCGAAGACAAGCATACATTTACCGGTGCCATCACCCCACGTACTGAGCACGTTTGGTTCTACGAAGTGGAGAAAGACGGCTACTCTGACAATGCCAAACGCAATCCGCTGCCGGGACAGCAGAACGACCTCTGGGATGCTCTAGAAAAATTCAAAGCCTGGTGTGCAGGTGGTCGCGAGGGGGCACTTCTCAACGAGAAAACCTTATTGCAGCCAAATTTTTGGCCTGAGCGTTGGCGGCAAGCGCTGTTGCGCGACACGGCCGAAAATCTGACACCTGCCGGCGCGGCGTTTACCGCGTTGCCTGACACCAGCATGTGGGACGGGCAAATTTGGGGCATGCATGAACTGTTCCCAGACCTGCCTGCCAACCCGAAAGAGGCCGAGGAAAAAGTACGTGCGGCCACAGCCGGTATTTTACTTGAGTTAGCGATTCAAGCTTTTGTGCCAGCGGCACAGAAAGCCTGGGACGCCACTTTTAGTGCGCGCTTGAACAACAAAACTACCGATGCTGAGCTACTTGAAGCATGGAAGAAAGCTGCCAGGCCAGCAGAGGCAGAATTCAAGAGGTTAGCCCGAGAAAAGGAAGTCTTTTTCGAAAGAGAGGAATCCCCGGCGCTGCCAGTTTGGAGGGACCTGATAAAAACAGCACTCGCTGACGCACAATCTCGTACGTTTGTACTGGGTATTCTGCAGGATAACCAGCCGCCAAAAGCCATGACGGCGTACGACATCGAGCAGGCACTGACCGAAACTGCCCGTGAAATTGCCAAGCTCGAAGGCTTCGATGTAACGCTACGAAGCTTGACAATTGATCACACTAGGGAACTTAAAGCCGCCAAGCATTGGGTGGTGCCGGTGCGCGACTGGGCGCGTAACGACGAATGGCAGAGTGAAGATGGCCAGCTCAAAGGCTCACACGACACCGACGGCTTGGTGCGCCCGGTTTATGTGCATGCCATGCTGGCTGATGGCCTGTATGACGACAAAGGCATACTTAAGGATGGTTTGCTCGACCCCGACTGTATCGAAGCGCGTGAATGGAACCTATCCGCCGGGCAGTACAAACCGTTTGACTTCGCCCAACTCAAAAGCGACAAGAGCGTGGCCGAGCTGATCGGCTCGCTCAAAGACACCGAGCAGGACATGATTAGAGGTTTGGATAAGCTGCTCGCTATGGTGGAGAGTCGGGGATGA